One Nitrospirota bacterium genomic window, GTTGGAACAGAAGCAGGTGCGGCTGGAAAAAGAGGAAAAAACCGAATCGAAGCGCCGCAAGTCGTTGGAACATGAGTTGGAATGGATCCGCATGTCGCCGAAAGGCCGTCAGTCGAAGGGCAAAGCGCGGCTCAACCGCTATGAAGAATTGGTCAATCAGAAACAGGAAGAGCAGGCCGCCGATCTGGAAATCTACATCCCACCGGGACCTCGGTTGGGCGATGTGGTCGTCGAAGCCCAAGGCGTCAGCAAAGCCTACGGGGACAAGGTTCTCTATGAAAATGTGAACTTCAGTCTCCCCAAGGGCGGAATTGTCGGCGTGATTGGACCGAACGGAGCCGGCAAGACGACGATGTTCCGCATGATCATCGGGAAAGAGAAGCCGGATACCGGCTCGATCAAGATCGGCGAGACGGTCAAGTTGGGCTACGTGGACCAGGATCGCAGCCTGGATCCGAACAAATCCGTCTACGACATCATCTCCGAGGGTCACGATACCATCATGCTCGGCAAGGCCGAAGTGAACGCCAGGGCCTACTGCGCCCGGTTCAACTTTGCCGGCACCGATCAACAGAAGAAGGTGAAGGATATCTCCGGCGGCGAGCGCAACCGGGTACACCTGGCCCGGATGCTGAAAGAGGGGGCGAACCTCATCATCCTCGACGAGCCGACCAACGACCTCGATATCAACACCTTGCGCGCGCTGGAAGAAGGATTGGAAAGTTTCGCCGGCTGCGCCGTCATCAGCAGTCACGACCGCTGGTTTCTGGACCGGGTCGCGACCCACATTATGGCGTTCGAAGGCGATAGCAAGGTGGTCTGGTTTGAAGGGAACTACAGCGAGTACGACGCGGATCGGAAGAAGCGCATGGGCAAGGAGGCCGATCAGCCACACCGCATTCGATATCGCAAGCTGACGCGCTGACAGGCGCCTTTCATATGGCACCGCTCGTCCTCATTACCGGTGCGGCAGGGCTTATCGGCCGGTATCTCTTCAGTACGGCGCCACGCTGGGCGCCGCAGTGGGAGGTGCGGGGACTCACCAGACAGGACGTCGATCTGACCGACGCCGTGGCCCTGCGCCGTCTCTGGCGCGAGCTCCATCCCCAGGTCGTTATCCATTGTGCTGCGCAGAGCCGGACAGGGCCTTGTCAGCAAGATCCAGCTCTGGCGCGCCGCATCAACGTGGAGGCCACGTCGCTGCTCGCCGAACTCGCAGCCGGGATTCCTTTTCTCTTCTTCTCCAGCGATCAGGTCTTCGATGGCGCCAAGGGCTGGTACGTCGAGACCGATCCGGTGAATCCGCTCAACGTGTATGGAGAGACCAAAGCGGAAGCCGAACGCTTCGTGCTGCAGAATCCGAGGCATAGCGTGATTCGTGTGGGGCTGAACGCAGGCACGTCGCTGACCGGCGATCGCAGTTTTGTCGAAGATATGCGGAACTCGGTGAAGGATGGCAGGTTGCTCACGTTATTTACAGATGAGTTTCGTTGCCCGCTACCGGCTGGTATGACGGCGCGAGCCATCTGGGAGCTGATCGGCCAGGATCGTCCTGGCCTGTACCACCTTGGAGGAGCGGAACGGCTGTCGCGCTGGGAGATCGGGCAAGCGCTCACTCCCTGGTATCCGGAGCTGGCTGGTCTGATCAGGCCTGGCTCCGTGAGGGACTATGTTGGCGCGCCTAGGCCTCCCGATTTGTCGATGAACTGTGACAAGCTTCAAGGGCTTCTTTCGTTCCCCTTGTCCGGCTTTCGCGCATGGCTGGCGGGACGGACAAGTACCGGTATGGATTTGTGGGATTATCCCGAGTGAAGTCTGTGAGGCGTGAAGTGAAGAAATCGAGACATCGGAGTATGCAATGAACGCATCGGATCCTCTATCCCTTGTCCTCACCGCTTATCTGGCCATGGCTGTTGTTATGGCGGGACTCTGGCTGTTGCAGCTTCGAGTACGCAATGCCTCGATTGCGGATGTGGGATTTTGTGCAGGCCTCATTGCTACCGTTCTCTGGTACGCGACCCAGGCCACTGGCGAGATTGAGCGGAAAGTTCTCGTGGCGATGTTGGTCCTGCTCTACGCGGGACGGCTTGGATTCTACATCCTCCTCAATCGTGTGGTCGGCAAGCAGGAGGATGCTCGTTATCGTCGCTTGCGCGAGCAGTGGGGCCGGTCTGAGCGGCTCAAGATGTTCGGCTATTTTCACCTGCAGGCACTGGCCGTGGCGGGCCTTTCTCTCCCCTTTCTGGTGCTGATCCAAAATCCCAGACCCCCGTTCGCGCTGATCGAACTTGCCGGATTGCTGATCTGGATTGTCGCAATCGCCGGTGAAGCCACAGCCGATTGGCAACTTGCGCAGTTTCGTTCCAAATCATGGAATCGTGATCGGGTTTGCCGAGATGGACTCTGGTATTTCTCGCGCCATCCAAATTATTTTTTCGAATGGCTGCACTGGTGGGCCTATGTCGCCATGGCCATCGGGACACCGGGCTGGCTGCTCACATGGATTGGCCCGATCGCGATGGGATGGGCGTTAGTCAAAGTGACGGGAATTCCTCTGGCAGAAGCGCAGGCGTTGGCAAGCCGTGGCGAGGACTATCGCATCTATCAGCAAACGACGAACGCGTTCTTGCCCTGGTGGCCGAAACGCCAGCCTATTGAGCGGGGGTAAGCGAAGTGAGCCGTGCGCGGGCCTGTTCGGCTTGTTTGCTGGTCGGGTAGAGACGAATCACATCTTCGTAGAGTTGCTTCGCGTGGGGCAGGTTCATCTGCCGCTCTTCAAACTCTGCGGTCTCGAGCAGCTCCTTGGGCTTGTCTCCGTTACAGGCGGAGACGGCCAGCAAGCAGGCGAACAGTATCAGGGCGAGGGATCGTGTCATAGGGCCTCCGGTTACTCTAACCATTTCTGCCACCAGGTGGCGCTCCGCGGTCCTTTTCTCACATGATACGAGATCCCGTGCAGCTTGTTCCAATCCAGATGCACCTGTCCACCTGTCGCCTCGTGGAGTTTTTGCCAGGACTCGAGGAGATTCAGACAGGCATGGTCGATATGACGGAGAGACGTGAATTGAATCTGCAGATCCGCGAGGGGAGGAACCCCTTCCAGAGCTGTGGCCAAACGGGGAAGGCTGACAAAGGTGCCGATCCCCATCAAGTTCAACGTCAGTTTGCCGTTTTCCGGGTCATGCTCAAAATGGGTTTCGAGGTTCTGGGTGGTATAGAGCAGCTTCGCCATGGCCAGCCCGATGCCGATTAACACGCCGGTGAGCAGGTTCGTCGCCACGATGGTACAGAGCGTGGCTCCGTAGATGAGCACCTCGCTCCTCCCGTACCGTTTCAACTCCTTCACGATACCCACATTCATAAGTTTGTATCCGGTAAAGACGAGCACGGCGCCAAGTGCAGCCGTGGGGATCATTCGCAAGATGGCTGGAAGGAAGAAGACAAAGAGCAGCAGCCACCCACCATGTAGGAGGGTCGCGGCGCGAGACCGCGCGCCGGCCTCCACATTGGCAGCGCTACGCACGATGACGCCGGTCACAGGCAGGGCGCCAAGCAATCCGCAGAGCACATTGCCCGCTCCCTGCGCAAAGAGTTCCTTGTTATAACGCGTGCGGGGACCGGTGTGGAGTTGATCCACTGCGGTGGCAGAGAGCAGGGTTTCGACGCTCGCGATCAATGCGAGTGCCAGCGCTTCGCCGATGATGGCCGGATCCATGAGGTATTGCAGTGAGTGGAGAGATGGCAACTGTACGATCGTGAGTAAGTTGTCACGCACCTTCACATGGGCAATATCGAGATTCAAAGACATGGCCGCCACTGTGGCGAGCGCGACGCCGATGAGGACCGAGGGAATGGCCTTGAGCATCCGGGGGGCATAGAGATTCCACAACACGATGGCCACGATCGTGAGCAGGCCGATTCTCCCGGCCAGGTGATGATTCAGTGGCGTGGCGTCGTCGGCAACTAAGCCTTTCCAGAACGCAGAGGGAAGGGTGATGAGATTGGCGAGCCCGGATCCTCGGGGCGTATCGTCGATCATGATATGGAACTGGCTGGCGAAAATGAGGACGCCGATCCCGGCTAGCATGCCATGCACCACGGCGGGTGAGACGGCGCGGAACCATTGTCCCAGCTGGAGCCAGGCCCACTTCATCTGGATGATCCCGGCCAGCATGACCACGATGGCCAGCTTTTCCACACCATGCTCTTGAATGATCTCGTAGACGATGACGGTCAAGCCTGCGGCTGGCCCGCTGACTTGGAGCGGTGACCCGGCCAGCGCGCCGACGATCAGTCCCCCGATAATGCCCGTGATGATGCCGGCGGCAGGTGGCGCACCGGAGGCGACGGCGATACCCATGCAGAGGGGGAGCGCGACCAGGAAGACCACGACCGAGGCAAAGGCGTCGTGGCGGAGGTCAACCCAGCGGCTGGAAGATGGTGATGTGTCAGGTCCCATGGTAGTGGGCTCTAGATGAATACGACTACTCTAGATGAGGAGGGCGAGGCGCCCAAGAGAAATATGAGAAGCGACAGGGTTGCGCGGACAGCCTAGATCGGCTCAATGCCGTACCGAGGAGCGGTGATACCTTCGCTGCGGCATGTGGGGCAACGGCTCGGCCTGTTCAGTTTTCGTCGATCGCGAAAGATAAACCCGCAATCTTGGCAGACGGAGGGTTCGAGGATGAATCGGCGCGATGGGTCCCGAGCCACCGTTTTCACGACGTGAGGGAGATGGTCCTCGACCTGACGCTCCGGGATGCCCAGCATCTGGGCCAGCTGGTATGATGACAGTCTGGTACCGGTGATCAGTTCGATGATGCGTTGTCGTGGCGTCTGCCCTGAAGAGATCATGCGGCGACATCGTAGGGGATGACATCGGGAAAGCCAAGCCCGATGGCGGCCTGAGTTGAACGGCTCCGGTGCCTCTGTCAGGATACAGGTGCCATGCCCATTCTTCATCAAGACGAACTCGCCGAACTGGTACTCAAACGCGTGGTGGCTTCCGGAGCCGAGTACGGCGATATCCGCATCCTCGACAGCACAACCCAGATCATCAGCGGTGAAGATCGCCGCATCGACTCCATTCGGGATATGCAGGACAGCGGGTTCGGCATCCGCGTCCTCTATCACGGGGCCTGGGGCTTTGCGGCCAGTTCGGTCCTGTCGCTGGAAGAAGCCCCTCGTGTGGCCGATCTGGCCATCGAAATCGCCAAAGGCTCTGCGTCGCTGGCGATCGACAAGGTGAAGCTTGCCGATGAGCCGGTCCATCGAGACCGTATTGTGACGGCCCGGCGGATCGATCCCTTTGCCGTCTCGCTTGAACAGAAAACCGCGCTGCTGCTTGAGACGATGGAGTATGTCCATCGGCAGGCCGGTATCGTACGGAGCAGCGCGAGTCTGTGGGCCCGCCGGGACCGCAAGCTCTTTGTCTCGACCGAAGGCTCGCGTCTGGAGTTCGACCTCCTGGCCGTGAGCGGCGATTTTGATGCCACGGCGATTCATGACGGACGGTTCGCCTCACGGACATTCAATACGCCGCATCTTCGGATGGGTTATGAATTGATCGAGGACGCCAATTTCCTCGCCGAGGCTCCGCGCATCGCGTCTCAGGCCGTCGAAAAAGTGAAGGCGCCTACCACCGCGCGAGGCCTCTACGATCTCGTCCTCGATCCTGAACACCTCTCGCTCACCATGCACGAATCTTGTGGCCATCCGAGCGAACTCGACCGTGCGCTCGGGTACGAGGCCAACTATGCCGGCACCAGCTTCCTCACGACCGAGAAACGAGGAACCTTTCGATACGGTTCTCCGCACGTGAATCTTGTGGCCGACAACTGCGAACCGGAAACCCTTGCCGCGACCGGGTACGACGACGACGGTGTGGCCTGCCAACGATGGGACATTGTGCGAGACGGTCTCTTCGTCGGGTATTGTACGAACCGAGAAGTGGCGCCGATCATCGGTGAGACGCGCTCGCGCGGGTCTAATCGGGCGGACAGTTGGGGCAGCGTGCCCATCGTCCGTATTGCCAACGTCGGCTTAGAGCCAGGCACTGCCACCCTCGATGAGCTGCTCGCCGGTATCAAGCGGGGCATCTACATCGAAGGCCACGGGTCCTACAGCATCGATCAACGGCGCTATAACTTCCAATTCGGCGGCGATGCCTTTTGGCTGATTGAAAACGGGAAGCGAACCCATATGGTTCGCGATGTCATTTACCATGGGATCACGCCGGAGTTCTGGGGCAGTTGCGACGGGGTCGCCGATCGGTCGCACCGGAGGCGGTATGGGTTCATTACCTGCGGCAAGGGTCAGCCAGGCCAGTCGGGCTGGATGAGCCATCCGGCCTCTCACGCGCGATTCCGCAACGTCCAGGTTATCGGAGGGCAGGCGGGATCATGAGTACGACAGGCCACAAAACCTGGCCGAAGCTGACGAGCCGGAACGAGTTTCGGTTCCTCGCCGAACTGGTCATGAAACGTTCGACCGGCGACCATACATTGGTGGCGTTGCAGGATCAGCAGAGCGGGACGACGCGGTTCGCGAACAATCAGATCGTCCAGAACGTCGATATGAGGCGTGGGTCGTTGAGCGTGACGGTGGCATTCGGGCGGCGGCATGGCACTGCGAGCACGACGGACTTTACCGCGGGATCGGTGCAAGAGACCGTGACCAAGGCCACAGAGATCGCGCAATTGTCGCCGGAGGATCCGGAATACCTCCCGCCGGTGGGGCCACAACAATATTCGACGCCTCCGACGACGCGAGTCGAAACAGTATTGGCAGGACCGGCACGGCGGCTGGAATATGCGAACGAGGCAATCGGGCAATGCCGGATGGAAAATCTCGGCGCAGCCGGGATCCTGTCTTCGTCGATTGCGACGGTCGGCGTGGCCGCCAGTACGGGGCTCTTCGCTCACGAAGAACGGACCGACGCACGGTTCAGCCTCACGGTTCAGGCTGGCGAGGCCACCGGCTGGGGCGCCGCGGCCCATCGATCCATCGATCACCTAAAAGTACAGGAGCGGACCCTCACCGCGATCAACAAAGCGAAGCGGGGCCTGGAGGTG contains:
- a CDS encoding transcriptional regulator; amino-acid sequence: MISSGQTPRQRIIELITGTRLSSYQLAQMLGIPERQVEDHLPHVVKTVARDPSRRFILEPSVCQDCGFIFRDRRKLNRPSRCPTCRSEGITAPRYGIEPI
- a CDS encoding TldD/PmbA family protein, which produces MSTTGHKTWPKLTSRNEFRFLAELVMKRSTGDHTLVALQDQQSGTTRFANNQIVQNVDMRRGSLSVTVAFGRRHGTASTTDFTAGSVQETVTKATEIAQLSPEDPEYLPPVGPQQYSTPPTTRVETVLAGPARRLEYANEAIGQCRMENLGAAGILSSSIATVGVAASTGLFAHEERTDARFSLTVQAGEATGWGAAAHRSIDHLKVQERTLTAINKAKRGLEVRELPPGHYSVILEPSAVAGLWSALLWTLDAKAYEKGTSALSGKLGQPIVDRRLSLRNVPSHEDLLGIGFTSDGLPTLASDWMTEGVLTELSYDRFTAKVRGIDPIPTLDAPCLSGAGSSLPTLQELIKHTERAILVTNFWYIRTVNPTDLTLTGMTRDGTFLVENGQIVSAVKNFRFHESPLQIFNRVEVFTNPAEAITSETGKLLVPSMRLRDFNFSSVTRF
- a CDS encoding SDR family oxidoreductase, yielding MAPLVLITGAAGLIGRYLFSTAPRWAPQWEVRGLTRQDVDLTDAVALRRLWRELHPQVVIHCAAQSRTGPCQQDPALARRINVEATSLLAELAAGIPFLFFSSDQVFDGAKGWYVETDPVNPLNVYGETKAEAERFVLQNPRHSVIRVGLNAGTSLTGDRSFVEDMRNSVKDGRLLTLFTDEFRCPLPAGMTARAIWELIGQDRPGLYHLGGAERLSRWEIGQALTPWYPELAGLIRPGSVRDYVGAPRPPDLSMNCDKLQGLLSFPLSGFRAWLAGRTSTGMDLWDYPE
- a CDS encoding SulP family inorganic anion transporter; amino-acid sequence: MGPDTSPSSSRWVDLRHDAFASVVVFLVALPLCMGIAVASGAPPAAGIITGIIGGLIVGALAGSPLQVSGPAAGLTVIVYEIIQEHGVEKLAIVVMLAGIIQMKWAWLQLGQWFRAVSPAVVHGMLAGIGVLIFASQFHIMIDDTPRGSGLANLITLPSAFWKGLVADDATPLNHHLAGRIGLLTIVAIVLWNLYAPRMLKAIPSVLIGVALATVAAMSLNLDIAHVKVRDNLLTIVQLPSLHSLQYLMDPAIIGEALALALIASVETLLSATAVDQLHTGPRTRYNKELFAQGAGNVLCGLLGALPVTGVIVRSAANVEAGARSRAATLLHGGWLLLFVFFLPAILRMIPTAALGAVLVFTGYKLMNVGIVKELKRYGRSEVLIYGATLCTIVATNLLTGVLIGIGLAMAKLLYTTQNLETHFEHDPENGKLTLNLMGIGTFVSLPRLATALEGVPPLADLQIQFTSLRHIDHACLNLLESWQKLHEATGGQVHLDWNKLHGISYHVRKGPRSATWWQKWLE
- a CDS encoding DUF1295 domain-containing protein, coding for MAVVMAGLWLLQLRVRNASIADVGFCAGLIATVLWYATQATGEIERKVLVAMLVLLYAGRLGFYILLNRVVGKQEDARYRRLREQWGRSERLKMFGYFHLQALAVAGLSLPFLVLIQNPRPPFALIELAGLLIWIVAIAGEATADWQLAQFRSKSWNRDRVCRDGLWYFSRHPNYFFEWLHWWAYVAMAIGTPGWLLTWIGPIAMGWALVKVTGIPLAEAQALASRGEDYRIYQQTTNAFLPWWPKRQPIERG
- the ettA gene encoding energy-dependent translational throttle protein EttA, producing the protein MATTNDKQVIFSLVNVGKIYPPKKQVLREIYLGFYYGAKIGVLGLNGSGKSSLLRIIAGTDPNYTGEITRSKGYSVGLLEQEPQLDPEKTVKEVVEEGKKELVAMLREYDAVSNKMGEATPDEMEKLLEKQAQLQEKIEAANGWELDNVLELAMDALRCPPPDAKIGVLSGGEKRRVALCRLMIQEPDILLLDEPTNHLDAESVQWLEQHLQQYKGTVIAVTHDRYFLDNVAGWILELDRGHGIPFQGNYTSWLEQKQVRLEKEEKTESKRRKSLEHELEWIRMSPKGRQSKGKARLNRYEELVNQKQEEQAADLEIYIPPGPRLGDVVVEAQGVSKAYGDKVLYENVNFSLPKGGIVGVIGPNGAGKTTMFRMIIGKEKPDTGSIKIGETVKLGYVDQDRSLDPNKSVYDIISEGHDTIMLGKAEVNARAYCARFNFAGTDQQKKVKDISGGERNRVHLARMLKEGANLIILDEPTNDLDINTLRALEEGLESFAGCAVISSHDRWFLDRVATHIMAFEGDSKVVWFEGNYSEYDADRKKRMGKEADQPHRIRYRKLTR
- a CDS encoding TldD/PmbA family protein; translated protein: MPILHQDELAELVLKRVVASGAEYGDIRILDSTTQIISGEDRRIDSIRDMQDSGFGIRVLYHGAWGFAASSVLSLEEAPRVADLAIEIAKGSASLAIDKVKLADEPVHRDRIVTARRIDPFAVSLEQKTALLLETMEYVHRQAGIVRSSASLWARRDRKLFVSTEGSRLEFDLLAVSGDFDATAIHDGRFASRTFNTPHLRMGYELIEDANFLAEAPRIASQAVEKVKAPTTARGLYDLVLDPEHLSLTMHESCGHPSELDRALGYEANYAGTSFLTTEKRGTFRYGSPHVNLVADNCEPETLAATGYDDDGVACQRWDIVRDGLFVGYCTNREVAPIIGETRSRGSNRADSWGSVPIVRIANVGLEPGTATLDELLAGIKRGIYIEGHGSYSIDQRRYNFQFGGDAFWLIENGKRTHMVRDVIYHGITPEFWGSCDGVADRSHRRRYGFITCGKGQPGQSGWMSHPASHARFRNVQVIGGQAGS